A genomic region of Homalodisca vitripennis isolate AUS2020 chromosome 5, UT_GWSS_2.1, whole genome shotgun sequence contains the following coding sequences:
- the LOC124361960 gene encoding uncharacterized protein LOC124361960 isoform X11, with the protein MQTEDTEEEMENMSSSCSVSFTKKNNPSKLPRIYKKTINLEKKPSSINLIQNKTTAKSGNLKDSNNFRESHIKPTAKCRNAGSKLPVLNSKTLETGKLGTSHWSEKYISSKQKPKKEGSGKVNIKNPNVQLRKSIRHLKLPPIHSVPTSVTCSDSSGSDHYHDNDNMTQLGTSQDDPSKSHCHTAPNETTPRKVCRSLSDSVTLNTCRAKELSRQLEVDDVHPTDTTPYRAENYIKPIDPWRVHTHSGRARTQSEPESYDPYKSAERQMLELLEPEKNAPKLAPISPVPKSPAILSSPTSAFTKFSPIQSPSPLFISEDDNSNLTSKSSKSSENSDSPLTVTSPYDNFVSSKDSNQNPISLSTLSLCSTISIESVDSIKNGNRMGLSSSARVPEKKTPVPLRRTASAFESRRTRDPLKGKLKMEDMLYGTTNNEKERYFGSPIITGELEKGNDNHSSSGSLYKTVSDAETLNAEQELLKSMSEFEKLLSSSSSSPSPSSPPLKLFPSLVSSFPLDDMDKLESDLHISSHVGGPDSAYSSLNRKSPVDGKQERHSSMSEAVARFSYCVVINDSCDVAALTASPRWMASRRETSQCPRRSLGSHIVLLSMIPVMLQP; encoded by the exons ATGCAGACGGAGGACACCGAGGAGGAAATGGAAAACATGTCTAGTTCATGTTCTGTGTCATTTACGAAAAAGAACAACCCTTCAAAACTTCCACGAATATACAAGAAGACAATCAACTTGGAGAAAAAGCCCTCCAGTATAAATTTGATACAGAATAAAACTACTGCCAAAAGCGGCAATTTGAAGGACTCAAATAATTTTAGAGAAAGCCACATTAAACCTACAGCAAAGTGTCGGAATGCTGGGTCTAAACTTCCTGTGTTGAATTCGAAGACTTTAGAAACTGGGAAGTTGGGCACTTCTCACTGGTCTGAGAAGTATATTTCGtccaaacaaaaaccaaaaaaagaagGTAGTGGAAAAGTAAACATTAAGAATCCGAACGTACAATTGCGCAAGTCGATAAGACATCTGAAACTTCCACCAATCCATTCTGTCCCAACGTCAGTGACATGTTCAGATTCAAGTGGTTCGGATCATTATCATGATAACGATAACATGACTCAGTTGGGAACATCACAAGATGACCCTTCCAAATCGCACTGTCACACAGCACCTAATGAGACGACCCCAAGAAAAGTGTGCAGATCACTCTCCGACAGTGTGACTCTTAACACGTGCCGAGCAAAGGAGCTCTCACGTCAGTTGGAAGTGGATGATGTCCACCCAACAGATACCACCCCCTATCGGGCTGAGAACTATATTAAACCCATTGATCCATGGAGGGTCCACACTCACTCTGGAAGGGCAAGAACTCAAAG TGAGCCAGAAAGTTATGACCCGTACAAGTCTGCTGAGCGTCAAATGTTGGAGCTGCTGGAACCGGAGAAGAATGCTCCAAAACTGGCTCCGATATCTCCTGTACCAAAATCACCAGCTATCCTCTCCTCCCCCACATCAGCCTTTACAAAGTTCTCACCTATCCAGTCCCCTAGCCCTCTCTTTATATCGGAGGATGACAACAGCAACCTCACTTCCAAGTCATCTAAATCCAGTGAGAATTCGGACTCTCCCTTGACAGTGACCTCACCGTACGATAATTTTGTGTCTTCTAAAGACTCCAACCAGAATCCCATCAGCCTGAGTACCCTTAGTCTGTGCTCCACCATCAGTATTGAGTCCGTGGACAGTATCAAGAATGGCAATAGAATGGGTCTGAGCAGTAGTGCCAGAGTTCCAGAGAAGAAGACACCGGTCCCTCTCAGAAGGACTGCCTCTGCGTTTGAATCCCGTAGGACTAGGGATCCCCTTAAGGGTAAATTGAAAATGGAAGATATGCTGTACGGGACAACCAATAACGAAAAGGAAAGGTATTTCGGTTCACCGATTATCACAGGTGAACTGGAAAAAGGAAACGATAATCATAGCTCATCTGGATCACTGTATAAAACAGTTTCTGATGCAGAAACTTTAAACGCGGAGCAGGAACTCTTAAAATCGATGTCCGAGTTTGAAAAGTTGTTGTCATCTTCCTCATCTTCTCCCTCTCCTTCCTCTCCACCTTTAAAACTGTTTCCTTCCTTGGTTTCCAGTTTCCCTCTGGATGACATGGACAAGCTGGAGTCAGATCTACACATAAGCAGCCATGTTGGTGGTCCAGACTCTGCATACAGCAG CCTTAACCGCAAGTCCCCGGTGGATGGCAAGCAGGAGAGACACTCCTCAATGTCCGAGGCGGTCGCTAGGTTCTCATATTGTGTTGTTATCAATGATTCCTGTGATGTTGCAGCCTTAACCGCAAGTCCCCGGTGGATGGCAAGCAGGAGAGAGACTTCTCAATGTCCGAGGCGGTCGCTAGGTTCTCATATTGTGTTGTTATCAATGATTCCTGTGATGTTGCAGCCTTAA